A part of Arachis hypogaea cultivar Tifrunner chromosome 12, arahy.Tifrunner.gnm2.J5K5, whole genome shotgun sequence genomic DNA contains:
- the LOC114924885 gene encoding uncharacterized protein — protein MTTNISECVNSILKGVRNLSVCSLVKATYGRLAELFVRKGREAEAQLSTGQQFSQHLIKCIEANLKTARCFTVTVYDRDNSEYTVAETTPNGSFSLSSYRVSLGSQTCDCGYFQALHFPCPHALACCAYSRVTWQPYVHQVYRLSSVFSVYRMGFTSPIPEGFLATI, from the coding sequence ATGACGACCAATATCtctgagtgtgtgaactcaatcctGAAGGGTGTCAGGAACCTCTCTGTGTGCTCGCTGGTGAAGGCCACATACGGAAGGTTGGCTGAACTATTTGTCCgcaaggggagggaggccgaggcCCAGCTGAGTaccggacaacaattcagtcaacACCTGATAAAGTGTATCGAGGCCAATCTGAAGACGGCTAGGTGCTTCACCGTGACTGTATATGACAGGGATAACTCGGAGTACACCGTGGCAGAGACGACTCCGAATGGTTCCTTCTCATTGAGTAGCTATAGGGTCTCACTAGGTTCTCAGACATGTGATTGTGGATACTTCCAGGCACTTCATTTTCCGTGTCCGCACGCATTGGCATGCTGTGCCTACTCACGGGTTACTTGGCAGCCATACGTCCACCAGGTGTATCGCCTTAGTTCGGTTTTCAGTGTATATCGGATGGGATTCACATCTCCCATTCCGGAGGGTTTTCTGGCCACCATATGA
- the LOC112729601 gene encoding protein MAIN-LIKE 1-like has protein sequence MGDDPGRLYRLDGVAHIAGVINEEPRRCISSMRRQQGMRLDERLNDIWFRLDVPLVSAFVERWRPEMHTFHMPFGECTITLQDVAYQLGLPVDGRYISGCLIDFHVYIEGGKPAWQWFQELLGVLPPANQIQKFAVNCTWFQETFGEYPEGADEETVRHFARAYIMMLSDTQLFADKSGNRIHIRWLPFVARLEEMGGYS, from the exons atgggggacgatccgggaaGGCTGTATCGACTGGATGGAGTTGCTCATATCGCCGGGGTGATCAACGAAGAG CCCCGGCGTTGCATATcgagcatgcggcggcagcaggggATGCGACTCGATGAGag actgaaCGACATATGGTTCCGATTGGACGTGCCCCTTGTGAGTGCCTTCGTGGAGAGGTGGCGTCCGGAAATGCACACGTTccacatgccgttcggagagtgcacgatcacacttcaGGACGTCGCGTACCAGTTAGGGTTGCCAGTGGATGGACGTTACATCAGTGGTTGCCTGATAGACTTCCACGTATACATAGAGGGTGGCAAGCCAGCTTGGCagtggttccaggagttgctcgGTGTGTTACCTCCCGCGAACCAAATACAAAAGTTCGCAGTGAACTGCACCTGGTTCCAGGAGACTTTTGGAGAGTACCCCGAGGGGGCTGATGAGGAGACGGTGAGGCACTTTGCCcgtgcctatatcatgatgttgtCGGACACCcagctgtttgccgacaagtccggcaatcgtattcacatcagatggctaccGTTTGTGGctaggcttgaggagatgggtggCTATAGCTAG